DNA from Bacillus sp. SM2101:
AAGTTGGTGTTAAATTAGGAACTTCATTGATAAGGTCGGATACCTGTATAGTAATAGGTTCTCCCATCATCCCGTTATAAAGAAAAGTTTTAGATATTGGTATACCTAGATCAGAGGCGTTGTCAGGTGTATTGTCTATAATTGTACTAGATTCATCAAACAAGCTTGTTCCATTATAGATTTTAAATCCAAGTAGTTGCCCATCTCTCCCAATATCAGGATTACCGCCTTCTACTAGACAAATCATGCCGTATGTGATTTGATAAAAGCCATTCGCAGGAAGAATGATTGCGTTTGGATTATTAGCATCATTATTTATAAAGCCACCCGTACATGGTTGACTTGAATCAGTAAGCAGCACTGTTTGTGTTATATTATTTACTGCAATAGGCGTAGCGGATGTGTTAAAAAGACCGCAAATACCTAGTGCACTACCAGGTGTTCCTGGATTACCCATTGGTCCTTGTGCACCCTGCTTCCCAGGTGGTCCTTGTGCACCTTGAGCTGGTGGTGGAACTACTCTACATGTACAATTTTTATCATTCATAAGAAATTTTCACCTTCTCTAATTGTATTTATTTTACATGTATGGATATTTGCTGTAGAAGGCTGGACTATCATAATAACGTGACAAAAATGTACTTAAGTCTATGTTAATACTCCATATTTTCCAATAACC
Protein-coding regions in this window:
- a CDS encoding collagen-like protein produces the protein MNDKNCTCRVVPPPAQGAQGPPGKQGAQGPMGNPGTPGSALGICGLFNTSATPIAVNNITQTVLLTDSSQPCTGGFINNDANNPNAIILPANGFYQITYGMICLVEGGNPDIGRDGQLLGFKIYNGTSLFDESSTIIDNTPDNASDLGIPISKTFLYNGMMGEPITIQVSDLINEVPNLTPTYFRPYLTIIRYT